From one Sulfurimonas sp. HSL-3221 genomic stretch:
- a CDS encoding MlaE family ABC transporter permease produces MAQLQIEKTERGMTVHCSGPWHAMTLDAVAGAISGEELARLKEYEVLLELSAIEQIDTAGALLLQRLRRGLEEAGNVVVVQGVDAQTERVLAMTQRYGHPDIDFAVPVPGLLAQTGRNAAEVAANGAGIVAFIGRTFLAFMHLLSRKVGFRYKETGYQIMESAIKALGIIALTMFLVGVVVAYQSAVQLKTYGANIFIVDALGISILRELAPMLTAIVVAGRSGSSYAAQIGVMKMTEEIDAMRTMGFDPYAFLVLPRLFALIIMMPILIFFADGFGMLGGMLIAHTELGLSVTLFMDRFTEAVALKHFWVGLVKGPFFAVLIASIGIYRGLKVKNDTESIGINTTKSVVEAIFAVIICDALFSIVFTKLGF; encoded by the coding sequence ATGGCGCAGCTGCAGATCGAAAAGACCGAACGCGGGATGACGGTACACTGCAGCGGCCCGTGGCACGCCATGACGCTTGACGCGGTCGCCGGGGCGATCAGCGGGGAGGAGCTGGCCCGTCTGAAGGAGTACGAGGTGCTCCTTGAGCTTTCGGCCATCGAACAGATCGACACGGCGGGGGCCCTGCTGCTGCAGCGGCTCCGGCGCGGCCTGGAAGAGGCCGGCAATGTCGTGGTGGTGCAGGGGGTGGACGCCCAGACTGAACGGGTGCTGGCGATGACGCAGCGCTACGGCCACCCCGATATCGATTTTGCCGTTCCCGTTCCCGGTCTCCTGGCGCAGACGGGACGGAACGCGGCGGAGGTGGCGGCCAACGGTGCGGGCATCGTCGCCTTTATCGGCCGGACCTTCCTGGCGTTTATGCACCTGCTTTCGCGCAAAGTAGGGTTCCGCTACAAAGAGACGGGCTACCAGATTATGGAGAGCGCCATCAAGGCCCTGGGCATCATCGCATTGACGATGTTCCTTGTCGGCGTCGTCGTCGCCTACCAGTCGGCGGTACAGCTGAAAACCTACGGCGCCAACATCTTCATTGTCGACGCGCTGGGCATCTCGATACTGCGCGAACTCGCCCCCATGCTGACCGCCATCGTCGTCGCCGGACGCAGCGGCTCCTCTTACGCCGCACAGATCGGGGTGATGAAGATGACCGAGGAGATCGACGCGATGCGGACGATGGGGTTCGATCCCTATGCCTTTTTGGTCCTGCCGCGCCTCTTCGCCCTGATCATCATGATGCCGATCCTCATCTTCTTCGCCGACGGGTTCGGCATGCTCGGCGGCATGCTGATCGCGCATACGGAGCTGGGACTTTCGGTCACGCTCTTTATGGACCGCTTTACCGAGGCGGTGGCCCTCAAACACTTCTGGGTCGGGCTGGTGAAGGGGCCCTTCTTCGCCGTGCTTATCGCTTCCATCGGGATCTACCGAGGTCTGAAGGTGAAAAACGATACGGAGAGTATCGGGATCAATACGACCAAAAGCGTCGTCGAGGCGATCTTTGCCGTGATCATCTGCGATGCGCTCTTCTCCATCGTCTTTACGAAGTTGGGGTTCTGA
- a CDS encoding UDP-2,3-diacylglucosamine diphosphatase → MSRDPYEILPGALLISDAHYSATRPQLLSLLLAIDTGRLAVPQLLLMGDIFDLLFGQIKVTHAMNAEAVAVLQRISRRIPVLYLEGNHDYNLAALFPEATVVPLSYQPFACRCADRAVLLAHGDFNQPLSYRIYTALIRNGAVLRLLGVINRLTGNGIIAKLEAYLERKNHCHTMAGFETFVRAHLAPLALADVDIFIEGHYHQGKRFDVDGVRYFNPAAFACNLHYAIVRNEQNGFTLQAQEWNEG, encoded by the coding sequence ATGTCCCGTGACCCCTACGAGATCCTTCCCGGCGCCCTGCTGATCAGCGATGCCCACTACTCCGCAACACGCCCGCAGCTGCTCTCACTCCTGTTGGCGATCGATACGGGGAGGCTGGCGGTTCCGCAGCTGCTGCTGATGGGGGATATCTTCGATCTGCTCTTCGGGCAGATCAAGGTGACCCATGCGATGAACGCCGAGGCCGTTGCCGTGCTGCAGCGCATCAGCCGCCGTATTCCCGTCCTCTACCTCGAAGGCAATCACGACTACAACCTTGCCGCGCTCTTCCCGGAGGCCACCGTCGTGCCGCTCTCCTACCAGCCCTTTGCCTGCCGCTGCGCCGATCGTGCCGTGCTCCTGGCCCACGGCGATTTCAACCAGCCGCTCTCCTACAGGATCTACACGGCGCTGATCCGAAACGGCGCGGTACTGCGTCTGCTGGGTGTCATTAACCGCCTGACCGGCAACGGGATCATCGCGAAGCTCGAGGCCTACCTGGAGCGGAAGAACCACTGCCATACGATGGCGGGTTTCGAGACGTTCGTGCGGGCCCATCTCGCCCCGCTGGCCTTGGCAGACGTTGACATTTTCATTGAGGGGCACTACCACCAGGGGAAGCGGTTCGACGTGGACGGTGTGCGCTACTTCAATCCCGCCGCATTTGCCTGTAATCTTCACTATGCTATCGTTAGGAACGAGCAAAACGGTTTTACCCTGCAAGCGCAGGAGTGGAACGAGGGGTAG
- the argC gene encoding N-acetyl-gamma-glutamyl-phosphate reductase, with translation MINVAVIGASGYTGLELVKILVGHPRFELAYVATSEGGMRLTELHPAMQGIFDCDVHKADAAAVAASCELAFLALPHMTAMGFVKELMALGVKVVDLSADYRLKRETYEAHYVPHIDPENLEHAVYGLPELNREAIKSARLVANPGCYPTASILGLLPFTKYIDEDFPVFIDAKSGVSGAGKKCTTSTHFVSINENIFAYKPFEHRHEPEIREKLLLDSGKDFDINFVPHLIPATRGELIDAYALLKEEIDPIAVLKAYYADEPFVRIFENPVDIKACSGTNFCDIYAKVRGKKLYVNSSVDNIVRGSSSQAVANANLMMGLEENTGIPIIAYVP, from the coding sequence ATGATTAACGTCGCGGTCATCGGGGCCAGCGGTTATACCGGCCTGGAACTGGTCAAAATTCTGGTCGGGCACCCCCGCTTTGAACTGGCATACGTGGCCACCAGCGAAGGGGGGATGCGTCTGACCGAGCTGCACCCGGCGATGCAGGGGATCTTTGACTGCGATGTGCACAAAGCGGATGCCGCGGCCGTTGCCGCTTCCTGCGAGCTGGCGTTCCTCGCCCTGCCGCATATGACGGCGATGGGGTTCGTCAAAGAGCTGATGGCGCTGGGGGTCAAGGTCGTCGATCTCTCCGCGGACTACCGCCTGAAGCGCGAGACCTACGAGGCGCACTATGTGCCCCATATCGACCCTGAGAACCTTGAGCACGCCGTTTACGGCCTGCCCGAACTCAACCGCGAGGCGATCAAATCCGCGCGGCTCGTCGCGAATCCGGGGTGCTACCCGACGGCATCGATTCTCGGCCTGCTTCCCTTTACGAAATACATTGATGAAGATTTTCCCGTGTTCATCGATGCAAAGAGCGGTGTGAGCGGCGCAGGCAAGAAGTGCACGACCAGCACCCATTTCGTTTCGATCAACGAAAACATCTTCGCGTACAAACCCTTCGAACACCGCCACGAACCGGAGATCCGCGAAAAGCTCCTCCTCGACAGCGGAAAAGATTTCGATATCAACTTCGTCCCGCACCTGATCCCGGCGACCCGCGGCGAGTTGATCGACGCCTATGCCCTGCTCAAAGAGGAGATCGACCCGATCGCCGTCCTGAAGGCGTATTATGCCGACGAACCCTTCGTGCGCATCTTTGAAAACCCGGTCGATATCAAAGCCTGTTCGGGCACGAATTTCTGCGACATTTACGCCAAGGTCCGCGGGAAGAAGCTCTATGTCAACAGCAGCGTGGACAACATCGTCCGCGGCTCCTCTTCCCAGGCCGTTGCCAACGCGAACCTGATGATGGGACTGGAGGAGAACACGGGCATCCCGATCATCGCCTATGTCCCGTGA
- the greA gene encoding transcription elongation factor GreA — protein sequence MTRFGYEKLQAELNHLKTVERPEIVKAIEEAVALGDLKENAEYHAAKERQGQIDDRLGELAEMLGNAQLVDPSTLEHSRVSFGSTVVLCDMETDEEMTYTIVGGCESNPELGLISFASPLAKQLLGKEEGDELKAKLPGGTKEFEVIEVKYQEIIFECHD from the coding sequence ATGACCCGCTTCGGATACGAAAAACTGCAAGCGGAGCTGAACCATCTTAAAACGGTCGAACGCCCGGAGATCGTCAAGGCGATCGAAGAGGCCGTGGCGCTGGGGGATCTGAAGGAGAACGCGGAGTACCATGCCGCCAAAGAGCGCCAGGGGCAGATCGACGACCGTCTGGGCGAGCTGGCCGAGATGCTGGGCAATGCGCAGCTCGTGGACCCCTCTACCCTGGAACACAGCCGCGTCAGTTTCGGCTCGACGGTCGTGCTGTGCGACATGGAGACGGACGAAGAGATGACCTACACCATCGTCGGCGGCTGCGAAAGCAACCCCGAGCTGGGGCTGATCTCTTTTGCCTCTCCACTGGCCAAGCAGCTGCTGGGCAAAGAGGAGGGCGACGAGCTCAAAGCCAAGCTCCCCGGCGGGACAAAAGAGTTCGAGGTCATCGAAGTCAAATACCAGGAGATCATCTTTGAGTGCCATGATTAA
- a CDS encoding NAD(P)/FAD-dependent oxidoreductase encodes MKFSRRDALKLGGALAAAMAAGGTAEAAEATPKTDTADSPAPLPTPKGPRVVVVGGGWSGLSMAKYTKLFAPTAEVVLVEQRDVFISCPVSNMWLVDKVGLEFITHDYYQAAQHHGYSYFHAAATGVDKVNNTLYTTRGDIAYDYLVLAPGIDYDYSFWTDDPGVENRLRQEYPAAFRPGSEHMTLKRKIHSFQGGTFLLTVPGGNYRCLPAPYERACLIADYFKHNGIKGKVLLLDENNDITIKAHGFHTAFEELYKEYIVYEPNAVIEAIDLDKKQVKTEFDTFAFDDASFYPHVRGGRLLEVCGVAKDTVYNRFEGDIDPMTYEVRGHPNIYITGDARPTGFSKSGNTSLSEGQNVAKMLAAKINKQAPLKWMSPVTLCISAVSAFPEHGIFIHSEYAYNPKHKQFEFATPVTDEHWKGEEGLENARNIYGWAEACYIDMFGAAKS; translated from the coding sequence ATGAAATTTTCCCGCAGAGACGCCCTGAAACTCGGTGGAGCCCTTGCGGCCGCCATGGCGGCCGGCGGTACCGCCGAAGCCGCCGAGGCGACCCCGAAAACCGACACAGCCGACAGCCCGGCCCCGCTGCCAACTCCCAAAGGCCCCCGCGTCGTCGTTGTCGGCGGCGGGTGGTCCGGGCTCAGTATGGCGAAGTACACCAAACTTTTCGCCCCGACGGCCGAGGTCGTTCTCGTCGAACAGCGCGACGTTTTCATCTCCTGTCCCGTCAGCAATATGTGGCTGGTGGACAAGGTCGGCCTGGAGTTTATCACCCACGATTACTACCAGGCGGCCCAGCACCACGGCTACTCCTACTTCCATGCCGCGGCGACGGGCGTGGACAAAGTCAACAACACGCTGTATACGACGCGGGGCGATATCGCCTACGACTACCTGGTCCTCGCCCCGGGCATCGACTACGACTACTCCTTCTGGACCGACGACCCAGGTGTGGAGAACCGCCTTCGCCAGGAGTACCCGGCGGCGTTCCGTCCCGGCTCGGAACATATGACGCTCAAACGCAAGATCCACAGTTTCCAAGGGGGGACTTTCCTCCTTACCGTCCCCGGCGGGAACTACCGCTGCCTGCCCGCCCCCTACGAGCGCGCCTGTCTGATCGCGGACTATTTCAAGCACAACGGGATCAAGGGCAAAGTGCTCCTGCTGGACGAGAACAACGACATCACGATCAAAGCGCACGGCTTCCACACGGCGTTCGAGGAGCTCTACAAGGAGTACATCGTCTACGAACCCAACGCCGTCATCGAGGCGATCGACCTCGACAAGAAGCAGGTCAAAACGGAATTCGACACCTTCGCCTTCGACGACGCCTCTTTCTACCCCCATGTCCGGGGCGGTCGGCTTCTCGAGGTGTGCGGGGTCGCCAAGGATACCGTCTACAACCGGTTCGAGGGGGACATCGACCCGATGACCTACGAGGTCCGCGGCCATCCCAACATCTACATCACCGGCGATGCCCGCCCCACGGGCTTCTCCAAGTCGGGGAACACTTCGCTGAGCGAAGGGCAGAACGTCGCGAAAATGCTCGCCGCGAAGATCAATAAACAGGCCCCCCTCAAGTGGATGTCCCCGGTGACGCTCTGCATCTCCGCTGTCTCCGCCTTTCCCGAGCACGGGATCTTTATCCACTCCGAATACGCCTACAACCCGAAACACAAACAGTTCGAGTTCGCCACCCCGGTCACCGATGAACACTGGAAAGGCGAAGAGGGGCTGGAGAATGCCCGTAACATCTACGGCTGGGCGGAAGCCTGCTACATCGATATGTTCGGGGCCGCCAAGAGCTGA
- a CDS encoding AEC family transporter, with translation MDIYVHTLSSMLVLTGIILLVAFLRRSGMFSPDHGSLFASMITQLTLPALIFYALSHAVLEWKYLLVTGLMLAGELLLFLLAWAASRVMGLSAPKTGSFILAAVFGSSTLLGYPLVAEVFGKNAAAMAEASLVSELGVGLPLFTLGAMIAMHYGGKKASGSGGSGAAAFFRSPIFIAIAAGSAWSVAGLPVTGMVFSPLFDAVQIVAKANTLLVTLLVGVSLGFDRLREIAGIAAVVLVLKLVASPLLIALPAHYVALEPWQLQVLVIESAMPSAMLSVAFAKRYGCDVALASHLVFATLLGSMVTVTVMIRLLG, from the coding sequence ATGGATATTTATGTGCACACGCTGAGCTCGATGCTGGTGCTCACCGGTATCATTCTGCTCGTCGCTTTTCTACGCCGCTCGGGCATGTTCAGCCCCGATCACGGCTCGCTGTTCGCCTCTATGATCACGCAGCTGACCCTGCCGGCGCTGATCTTTTATGCGCTTTCGCATGCCGTGCTGGAGTGGAAATACCTGCTTGTCACGGGCCTGATGCTGGCGGGAGAACTGCTTCTTTTCCTGCTGGCGTGGGCTGCCAGCAGAGTGATGGGACTCTCCGCGCCGAAAACGGGCAGTTTTATCCTTGCGGCCGTTTTCGGGAGTTCCACGCTCCTGGGGTATCCCCTGGTGGCGGAAGTCTTTGGGAAAAACGCGGCGGCGATGGCCGAAGCGTCGCTGGTCTCGGAACTGGGGGTGGGGTTGCCGCTGTTCACGCTGGGGGCGATGATCGCCATGCACTACGGCGGTAAAAAAGCGTCGGGTTCCGGCGGGAGCGGAGCGGCGGCCTTTTTCCGTTCGCCGATCTTTATTGCCATTGCGGCGGGGAGTGCCTGGAGCGTTGCCGGGTTGCCCGTGACGGGCATGGTATTCTCACCGCTCTTTGACGCGGTGCAGATCGTCGCGAAGGCCAATACGCTGCTGGTCACCCTGCTCGTCGGGGTTTCACTCGGATTCGACCGCCTCAGGGAGATCGCCGGTATCGCTGCCGTCGTGCTTGTCCTGAAACTGGTCGCTTCCCCTCTGCTTATTGCGCTGCCGGCCCACTATGTCGCGCTTGAACCGTGGCAGCTCCAGGTGCTGGTCATCGAGTCCGCCATGCCTTCGGCGATGCTGAGCGTCGCCTTCGCCAAGCGCTACGGCTGTGACGTTGCGCTCGCCTCACATCTGGTGTTTGCCACGCTGCTCGGCAGCATGGTGACGGTGACGGTCATGATACGTCTTCTGGGGTAG
- a CDS encoding redoxin domain-containing protein, whose protein sequence is MSVRAPELDHGAWIAGGPLSLRGLRPRAVLLDFFTFGCINCMNNLPMLSRLQARYGDGLQVIGVHSGKFAHEKDVDAVRAAVARLGITYPVLNDPEGALVDQYAVKAWPTMVLVNAEGYIAATFRGEAQGVAIDLALQKLGLLPREGAAESAILKGPLRFPEAVLVSGEQTFIANSGGGDVREYNAAGRLVRRFTPFRTPAALALSEGMLYIADRAGGSVCRIDLRSEERTVLFEQLRAPSALLVEAETITIAEAGAHTVTVYDKETLRPLQTYGNRFEALRDGAGDAAQLAQPMGMTRCDDGILWFVDAESSALRSIENDHVQTLVGEGLFTWGDADSDPILLQHPQGITCGRIGDGCGGGRLFIADTYNGKLKVYDPQSGRMMTLMEELNEPTGLCKQGCSLYIAESGAHRVIRYDLSSMSFETYIA, encoded by the coding sequence ATGAGTGTCCGCGCCCCCGAGCTCGACCACGGCGCGTGGATCGCCGGAGGGCCGCTTTCCCTGCGCGGTCTGCGCCCCCGGGCCGTGCTGCTCGACTTCTTCACCTTCGGCTGCATCAACTGCATGAACAACCTCCCGATGCTCTCACGGCTGCAGGCCCGCTACGGCGACGGCCTGCAGGTCATCGGGGTGCACAGCGGAAAATTCGCCCATGAGAAAGATGTCGACGCCGTCCGTGCCGCCGTCGCGCGGCTGGGGATTACCTACCCAGTGTTGAACGACCCGGAGGGCGCCCTGGTCGATCAATACGCGGTCAAGGCGTGGCCGACGATGGTCCTGGTCAACGCAGAGGGGTACATCGCGGCGACGTTCCGGGGGGAGGCGCAAGGCGTCGCCATCGACCTGGCGCTTCAAAAGCTGGGCCTGCTCCCGCGGGAGGGCGCGGCCGAAAGTGCGATACTGAAGGGCCCGCTGCGCTTTCCCGAAGCCGTGCTGGTATCGGGTGAACAAACGTTCATAGCCAACAGCGGGGGCGGGGATGTGCGCGAATACAACGCGGCCGGGCGGCTTGTCCGCCGTTTTACCCCCTTTCGGACCCCCGCGGCCCTGGCCCTCTCGGAGGGGATGCTCTATATCGCCGACCGCGCCGGCGGCAGCGTCTGCCGCATCGATCTGCGCAGCGAGGAGCGGACGGTCCTGTTCGAGCAGCTGCGCGCCCCCTCGGCACTGCTTGTGGAGGCAGAGACGATCACGATCGCCGAGGCGGGGGCGCACACCGTCACGGTCTACGATAAAGAGACGCTGCGTCCGCTGCAGACCTACGGCAACCGCTTCGAAGCGCTGCGCGACGGGGCGGGGGATGCGGCGCAGCTGGCCCAGCCGATGGGCATGACGCGCTGCGATGACGGCATACTCTGGTTCGTCGACGCGGAGAGCTCGGCTCTGCGCTCTATTGAGAACGATCACGTGCAGACTCTCGTCGGTGAGGGGCTGTTCACCTGGGGGGACGCGGACAGCGACCCGATCCTGCTGCAGCATCCCCAGGGCATCACCTGCGGCCGGATCGGGGACGGCTGCGGCGGCGGGCGCCTCTTTATCGCCGATACCTATAACGGCAAGCTCAAGGTGTACGACCCTCAAAGCGGCCGGATGATGACACTGATGGAAGAACTTAACGAACCTACAGGATTGTGCAAGCAGGGGTGCAGCCTCTATATTGCCGAAAGCGGGGCGCACCGTGTCATCAGGTATGATTTGTCATCTATGTCTTTCGAGACCTATATCGCCTGA
- a CDS encoding tRNA threonylcarbamoyladenosine dehydratase has product MRYERSRMLLGEDFEKLQGAKLLLLGVGGVGSFCLDCLIRSGVNDITIVDFDTYDESNQNRQLWSEHHLGESKVKALQTHYPQITVIETRIDEAWVEAFDFEPYDLVLDAIDDTKAKLALAQKCYKKLISATGSAKRLDPTKIEVGTIWTAHGDRFASKLRYELKKRRFSKKYPVIFSSEPPRVKVKGSFMGVTAAFGLTMCSLAVRRLIGSK; this is encoded by the coding sequence GTGCGTTATGAACGTTCCCGTATGCTCCTGGGAGAGGATTTTGAGAAGCTGCAGGGAGCAAAACTGCTGCTGCTGGGCGTCGGGGGGGTCGGGAGTTTCTGCCTGGACTGTCTGATCCGTTCGGGGGTGAATGACATCACCATCGTTGATTTCGACACCTATGACGAGAGCAACCAGAACCGCCAGCTCTGGAGCGAACACCACCTCGGCGAGTCGAAAGTCAAGGCGCTGCAGACCCACTATCCGCAGATCACCGTGATCGAAACACGCATTGACGAGGCGTGGGTGGAGGCCTTCGACTTCGAGCCTTACGACCTTGTGCTCGACGCCATCGACGATACGAAGGCGAAGCTGGCCCTCGCGCAGAAGTGCTACAAGAAGCTGATCAGCGCGACAGGCTCCGCCAAACGGCTGGACCCGACAAAAATCGAGGTGGGGACCATCTGGACGGCCCACGGCGACCGCTTCGCCTCCAAGCTGCGCTACGAGCTCAAAAAGCGCCGTTTCAGCAAGAAATACCCGGTCATCTTCAGCAGCGAACCGCCGCGGGTGAAAGTCAAGGGGAGTTTCATGGGGGTGACCGCCGCCTTCGGTCTGACCATGTGCTCGCTGGCGGTACGGCGGCTCATCGGTTCAAAATGA
- the surE gene encoding 5'/3'-nucleotidase SurE: MKQILVTNDDGYESEGLLALVEALRPHGQVTVVAPSSEKSACGHSLTLSHPLSFISVGDDFFKLDDGTPSDCIYLALHSMFEGRKPDLVVSGINKGSNMGEDITYSGTAAGAMEAVLHGVPAIAVSQVMDFEKPLPDFALAKETVSNLVEKIFASEFPLPPRQFLNVNIPPEVTSAATKVTYAGHRFYANDAHLHRNPRGKEYYWLGLHPLEYKAREGREELCDFEAVMRGHISVSPIMLDLSAYASMPTLDAWLGV, translated from the coding sequence GTGAAGCAAATTCTGGTCACCAACGATGACGGATACGAATCGGAAGGGCTGCTGGCACTGGTGGAAGCACTCCGGCCCCACGGCCAGGTGACCGTCGTCGCGCCTTCGAGCGAGAAATCGGCCTGCGGCCACTCCCTGACCCTGTCGCACCCGCTCAGTTTTATCAGCGTCGGCGACGATTTTTTCAAGCTCGACGACGGGACGCCGAGCGACTGCATCTACCTGGCGCTGCACTCGATGTTCGAGGGGCGAAAGCCGGACCTCGTCGTCAGCGGCATCAACAAGGGCTCGAACATGGGCGAGGACATTACCTACTCCGGCACGGCGGCCGGGGCGATGGAGGCGGTGCTGCACGGGGTGCCGGCCATCGCCGTCTCACAGGTGATGGACTTTGAAAAGCCCCTGCCGGATTTCGCGCTGGCGAAAGAAACTGTTTCCAACCTCGTGGAAAAGATCTTCGCTTCCGAATTCCCCCTGCCGCCGCGCCAGTTCCTGAACGTCAATATCCCGCCGGAGGTGACGTCGGCCGCAACGAAAGTAACCTACGCGGGCCACCGCTTCTACGCCAACGACGCCCACCTGCACCGCAACCCCCGGGGCAAAGAGTACTACTGGCTGGGCCTGCATCCTCTGGAGTACAAGGCCAGAGAGGGGCGCGAAGAGCTTTGCGACTTCGAGGCGGTGATGCGTGGGCACATCTCCGTTTCGCCGATCATGCTGGACCTGAGCGCCTACGCTTCCATGCCCACACTTGATGCCTGGCTGGGAGTCTGA
- a CDS encoding ArsS family sensor histidine kinase yields the protein MRRNAVLLTILFAFAVTLISVTFVFWEFYKNNRAQYIDNIFNKYTVITQIYREHMMKHTSEAILEANLAVYGLSHIQGDKAVRAVFDKADVLKRVGFQEVVRTMHFSNEAMHALDRVSDLRATMLESEGKIYFFLETPQGRFLLLDEQLRPYFPTHLLSAYLTIVFVIAWAVFIIWRRIRPLRILTKRVIRYAGGDRDVVFEMRGGNEIAILANELEQARKNINTLIESRTLFLRNVMHELKTPIAKGRISAELLAEPKQKARFNNIFLRLEQLINEFAMIEEASSGFGNKNIGTYRLVDLIDEAIDQSMLEPEMISVDVDSSERMACDFTMMATVIKNMIDNGVKYSPDKRVAISMEGKELVFENRGEKLRHPLRYYVEPFTKEHPARNSFGLGLYLVDAILHAHDLQLAYAYDDGVNRFYITAL from the coding sequence ATGAGGCGCAATGCCGTCTTACTGACCATCCTTTTCGCTTTCGCGGTGACGCTGATCAGCGTCACCTTCGTCTTCTGGGAATTCTACAAGAACAACCGCGCCCAGTACATCGACAACATTTTCAACAAGTACACCGTCATTACGCAGATCTACCGCGAGCATATGATGAAGCATACCTCCGAGGCGATCCTGGAGGCAAACCTCGCCGTCTACGGCTTGTCGCACATCCAGGGTGACAAAGCGGTCCGGGCCGTTTTCGACAAAGCCGACGTCCTCAAGCGCGTCGGGTTCCAGGAAGTGGTGCGCACTATGCACTTTTCGAACGAGGCGATGCACGCCCTGGACCGGGTCAGCGACCTTCGGGCGACGATGCTGGAGTCGGAGGGGAAGATCTACTTTTTCCTGGAGACGCCCCAGGGGAGGTTCCTGCTGCTGGATGAACAGCTCCGCCCCTATTTCCCGACCCATCTGCTCAGCGCCTATCTAACGATCGTCTTCGTGATCGCCTGGGCGGTCTTCATCATCTGGCGCCGGATCCGTCCCCTGCGCATCCTGACAAAGCGGGTGATCCGCTACGCCGGCGGCGACAGGGACGTCGTGTTCGAAATGAGAGGGGGCAACGAGATCGCCATCCTCGCCAACGAGCTCGAGCAGGCGCGCAAGAATATCAATACCCTCATCGAATCCCGGACTCTCTTCCTGCGCAACGTGATGCATGAGCTCAAAACGCCCATCGCCAAGGGGCGGATCTCCGCGGAGCTGCTCGCCGAACCCAAGCAGAAAGCGAGATTCAACAATATTTTCCTGCGCCTCGAGCAGCTCATCAACGAGTTCGCGATGATCGAGGAGGCCTCCTCGGGCTTCGGCAACAAGAACATCGGGACCTACCGGCTGGTGGACCTGATCGACGAGGCGATCGACCAGTCCATGCTGGAGCCGGAGATGATCAGCGTCGATGTCGACAGCAGCGAGCGGATGGCCTGCGATTTCACGATGATGGCGACGGTCATCAAAAATATGATCGACAACGGCGTGAAGTATTCGCCGGACAAACGGGTGGCAATAAGCATGGAGGGCAAAGAACTCGTCTTCGAAAACAGGGGGGAGAAGCTGCGCCACCCGCTGCGCTATTACGTGGAGCCTTTCACGAAGGAACACCCGGCGCGCAACAGCTTCGGGCTGGGGCTCTACCTGGTGGATGCGATCTTGCACGCTCACGATCTGCAGCTGGCCTACGCATACGACGACGGGGTCAACCGCTTCTATATTACTGCGCTATGA
- a CDS encoding response regulator transcription factor → MKKILMIEDDLELAEILTEYLEQFGYEIETEDDPFKALSILKLKPYDLVILDLTLPGMDGLEVCEAIRERQDIPIIISSARSDVTDKVNALELGADDYLPKPYDPRELEARISSVLRRYAAKTEAKQAQEHHSDFKLDEGAMQISYKGRALDLTNAEYGILAFMIKKEGMVVSREDIILNVNAINEDSSNKSIDVMVGRIRNKLGDKSLIESVRGIGYKLIK, encoded by the coding sequence ATGAAAAAGATACTGATGATTGAAGACGATCTGGAGCTTGCGGAGATCCTGACCGAGTACCTTGAGCAGTTCGGGTACGAGATCGAAACGGAGGACGACCCCTTCAAGGCGCTGAGCATCCTCAAACTCAAACCCTATGATCTGGTCATCCTCGACTTGACGCTGCCGGGGATGGACGGGCTCGAGGTCTGTGAAGCGATCCGCGAACGCCAGGACATCCCCATCATCATCTCCTCGGCCCGCTCGGACGTCACCGACAAGGTTAACGCCCTGGAGCTGGGCGCCGATGACTACCTCCCCAAACCCTACGACCCCCGCGAACTCGAAGCCCGCATCAGTTCGGTGCTGCGCCGGTATGCCGCGAAAACGGAAGCCAAACAGGCCCAGGAGCACCACAGCGATTTCAAGCTCGATGAGGGGGCGATGCAGATCAGCTACAAGGGGCGCGCGCTGGACCTGACCAACGCGGAGTACGGCATCCTCGCCTTTATGATCAAAAAAGAGGGGATGGTCGTCTCCCGCGAGGATATCATCCTCAACGTCAACGCGATCAACGAGGACTCCTCGAACAAGAGCATCGATGTCATGGTCGGGCGGATCCGCAACAAGCTCGGAGATAAATCCCTGATCGAATCGGTGCGGGGCATCGGCTACAAGCTTATCAAATGA